The Armatimonadota bacterium nucleotide sequence TATGGATCTTTGCGGGCGAGGCGTGCTTGGCGAGATCATAGGCAAGGGCTGTCCCCTGCATTCCTGAACCTAGAATTGCGTACTGTTTGCTCATCATCGAGTCTCCCCTCCTTCCATTGACGGCTCTTCGTGAGCCGCGGTCACACCCAAAAAAAGCGCCCCGTATAGGGGGGCGCATCAGGAACACCATTGTACCGAGGGGGGCCGGTGGCTCGCTGACCCCTCGGGAGGCGACAAGAGAAGTGCATCCCGTTCATCCCCTTCCTTCGCACTTCGCACCTCGCGCTGCCCCGTCCAGCCTTAGTAGCTGAGAACCTGAACACCTGAAAACCTGATGGCCTGAACACCTGAAGACTCGACAGCCTGAAAGCCTCACGCCCCCTCCCCAGACCCACCACCCCATCTCCCCCACCTTCCATAATCTCCCCATGAGTTCTGCCGTCGCCGAATCCTTACCGCGATGGGACCTTTCGGTCCTCTTCGACAGTCCCGAAGACCCACGTATTTCCGCAACCTGGGAGCGAATCCTACAGCGTGCACAAGACTTCGAAACGAACTTCAGAGGCAAGATCGAGAACCCGGACCTCACGGCCGCGACGCTGGCTTCGGCCATCGGAGAGCTGGAGTCGCTGGTGCAGCAGGCCTCCAAGCCGATGCATTTCTCCGAACTCTTGTTCGCGGCGAACACCGCCGACCCCAAGATCGGCGCGTTCCTGCAAGCTCAGCGCGAGAAGGCGACCGAGCTGAATGTGCGTGTGCTCTTCTTCGAGCTCGAACTGCAATCCTGCCCCGAAGACACCATCTCCCGCGCCTTGTCCGGAGACGAACTGTCCGCCTACCGCCACTACGTCGAGGTCGTGCGCAAGCTCAGTCCGCACCGACTCTCCGAGGCGGAGGAAGTCGTCCTCGAAGAGGCCGCGAATACCGGCACGAGGGCATGGGTCAGACTCTTTGAAGAGGTGAGCAGCAACACCGAGTTCACCCTCACAAACCCGGGCGACGGCACCGAAAAGAAGCTCAACCAGGAAGAAGTCCTGACGCTTCTCCGGCATTCGGATCGATCGATGCGCCAGGCGGCTGCCGACTCATTGACCCAGGGCCTCGCGGGCAACGAGCGCGTCATCAGCTTCATCTACAACACGCTTCTGCAGGACCACAGCGTGGGCGACCGGCTGCGAAAGCACCCCTATCCCGAGCACTCCCGCCACTTGAGCAACGAGCTCGATCGCTCGACGGTGGACCTGGTGGTCCGGCTTTGTAGGGAGCATTACAGCCTCGTGTCGCGGTTCTACACGGTCAAACGCCAAATTCTCGGGCTCCCGGAACTCACGCATATCGATCGCTATGCACCGCTCTTCGAAGCGGAGGAAACGGTCACCTGGGAGGAGGCGCGCAGCATCGTCTTGGGGGCCTTTGGCAGGTTCAATTCCACGCTCAAGGACCGCGCCGCGGAGTTCTTTGACGAGGGCTGGATCGACGCCGAGCCACGCTCGGGCAAGATGGGCGGCGCGTTCTGCAGCTACATAACGCCCGATACACATCCCGTCGTCTTGATGAGCTACCTCGGCAAGATGAACGACGTGATGACCCTCGCGCACGAACTGGGGCACGGCGTGCATGCCGCGCTCTCACGCAAGCAGAGCTACTTCAACTTCCACGGCACCCTTCCGCTCGCCGAACTCGCCTCCATCTTCGGCGAGATGCTGGTCTTCGAGGACCTGGTCTCCAAAGCGGAACTCAAGGACAAGGTCGCGCTGTACGCCGAGAAGATCGAGGGAATCTTCGCCTCCGTGTTTCGCCAGGCGGCCATGTTCCAGTTCGAGCAGGCGTGCCACACGGCCCGACGGGAGACCGGTGAACTCAGCCGCGAGCAGTTTGGCGCGCTGTGGCACGAGAAGCTCCAAGAGATGTTTGGAGACTCGGTCAAGCTCGGCGAGCAACACCAGATTTGGTGGAGCTATGTGGGCCACTTCTTTTTTGCGCCCTTCTATGTCTATGCCTATGCCTTTGGCGAACTGCTCGCGCTGGCCATCTACGAGCGTTCCAAGACCGCCGGCCCGGAGTTCGGGCAAAAGTACGTTCACCTGCTGGAGCTTGCGGGTTCGCTGAGCCCCAAGGACCTCATGGCGACCATCGACGTGGACTTGGACTCCGAAGCCTTTTGGCGTGGCGGGTTTGCGGTCCTGGAGCGCTTGGTGGGTGAATTTGAGGGCTACTGGAAAGAGCATTCCAAGTAGGCTCCCGGCCCGATCGAGAATCTTAATTCCAGCATCGCGAGCGGGAAGTCGGCCCTGGCAAGACTGCGGTCCAAATTGGGTTGGAGTTCAGATATACCTCCAGGGCAGCTTTCTGCCGCTCAGCGCGAAACAGAGGATCGGCGCCTGGGGTACGCGTACGCCCGCTCTTCCGGAGTAATCGGATAGGGTTTCTCCGTTCTGGGGAGCTTGCTGAAATCGGCGCTATAGCCGGTATTCGAGAGCTTCGTGATGACCTCCGGCACCCAGTCCAGATATCCTGACGCCACGCCCTTTGGGCCGACGAACAGACAATATGAGGCGTGGACGTTCGAGTGATAGAGGGCCAGCGGGATCGGGCTCTGAAGATCGGCAAGGGCCATCTTTGGAAGCGCCCCGATAATCCTCCCCTTTTCAGCCCAAACCCAAAGCGCCCCTGGGCTCTTGATCCTGGGTTCGACCCCCTTGTCGACAAAGACCATCCAGTCTTTGCGGATCTTCCCTTTCACTAGAGTCGTCCTGGAGATTCGCCACCGATCGCCGCCGGGTGAAGAGGTGTAGTAGTAGCGCTCGGTTGAGCTTCCAGCGCGAAACAGAATGAAAGTTCCGCCGAATTGACCAGTGTAGCCATGCTTCCAGAGCCCGGAGTTTGGGATGTCTCCGTATTGAGAGCGCTCCCTGCCGAGTTTGAGCGCCCAGGCCTCTTCGTCAAGCGTGGCCGCCTGAAGTGCAAGAACCGTGGCCAAGGTCATCCAGATCACATAGTAGAGACGTTGCGGCCCTTTCGGCGGTTTCTTGGCGGGAAGCGATAGATGACTTCACTTCTCCTCCTGATCCGGCTCTCCATGAAATTGACCACCCTAAGGCTTTTCCCCGCAAAGCAGCTCAACCAACATCAAGATAAGCCCGAACACGATGCAAAATCCTGGCAGGACGACCAGAACAGCGAACTGCATGTGCCTTCTCGGATACCACCTACCCTCACGCATCCGTGATCGAAGGATCTTTAGAGCCTGCTCCTGCATTTCCTCTTCGGTCAATGCTGCACCTCCGAAACAGCGCCGTTCAATAGGAGACTACGAGCGGCGTGCCAGTGCAGATTCATGGCACCTAAACTCGGACCGCTTCGGCCCTCTCACCCTCAACGCTCGCGAAGCCCCCTCCTTGGTTTTCGCTCCGGCGGAAACTGCTTCCGAGTCCCGACTTGTCGGGAAGGAGGGGGTTGTCGAAGTTCCCGCCGAGCGTAGCGAGGGGAACGAAGTCGGGAGGGGTGGAAACCGTCCCTCCGCCCCTCCGTCCCTTCGTCCCTCCGTCCCTCCGTCCCTTCCTCCCTCCGTCCCTTCGTCCCTTCGTCCCACCGTCCCGTCATCTCATCATCTCATCATCCCATCACTCCCTCATCCCCCGGCTCCTTTTCACCGGACTTGCGGGTCTTAACCATGGACTCCCCATGAAACGGCGCACCAAGATTGTCTGCACCCTCGGACCCGCGGTCAACTCGCGTGAACAGATCAAGGCACTCATTGACGCTGGGATGAACGTAGCCCGGCTCAATTGCTCGCATGGCGATTGGGAAACGAGGCGTCAATGGTTGACGTGGATCAGGGAGCTTTCACCCGAACTCTGCCCCATCGGCATTCTGGTGGACCTTCAAGGGCCGAAGTTCCGGATCGGGGACTTGGCTCAGGGGGGTCGGACCCTTCGGTCCGGCGAGATCGTCTCCCTGGCGCGAAGCGACGCCGACATCCCGGTGCCGCAAGAGGACATGATCGCGGCGATCGATCCCGGCAGCAGAATTCTGCTTGGAGACGGCGAGGTGGAGCTCAAAGTCACCAAAGAGACTGAAGGGGTCTTCGAAGCAAAGGTCGTTTCCGGCGGCCTGGTCAAGAGCCGCCAGGGGATGACCCTCGTCGGCAGGACCTTCGAGACTCCAGCGATGACCGACAAGGACCGCGAAGACGCTCGGATCGCCTGTGAATTGGGCGTTGACTTCATCGCCCTGAGCTACGTAAGGCGCGGCGCCGACTTCGACGAACTGCGTGCGATCACGCAGAGACTCGACCCTCAGGTACGACTCTGCGCCAAGATCGAGACCGCCCTGGCGCTCAAGAACCTGGACGAGCTCCTCGGCGCTTGCGACATGGCGATGGTGGCCCGGGGTGACCTTGGTCTTCAGATAGACCTGGAGGAGGTCCCGCTCGCCCAGAAGCGCATCATCCGATGCTGCAATGACCTCGGCAAGCCCGTGATTACGGCCACGCAGATGCTGGAGAGCATGCTCCATGCCCCCAGACCCACCCGCGCCGAGGCCGGCGATGTGGCCAATGCAATCCTCGACGGCACCGACGCCGTCATGTTGAGCGGCGAGACCGCCATGGGTGAATTTCCCATCGAGGCTTGCTCCACGATGGCCCGAATCGCCCGCGAAGCGGAGAAGCACTTCAACCACGAGTCCTGCATGTCTCGCTTTGGCAAGCGCAAAGAAGCTGATGTGGCCTCAACCGAGGCGATCGCGCACTCCGTTGTTTCCCTCGCCGATCTCACCAAGCCCGCGGCCATCGTCACCACGACGACCAGCGGCCAAACCGCTCGCCTGGTGAGCAAGTTCCGGCCCAGGGCGCCCATCCTTTGCGCGACGTCCCGCGCCAGAACTCACACGCAGATGTCGGTAGTTTGGGGGGTCGAGGCTGCACTCACGGAAATACCCGAATCAACGGATGAAAATGTCGCGCAGGCGATCGGTGCGTTCGTGCATCATAGACGTATCAAGGTTGGAGACACCGTGCTGGTAACGGCAGGGATGCCCGCAGGGACGCCGGGCAACACCAACCTGATCTTGAACCAGGTCGTAAAGTAGTCGACTGCACATCGCACATCGCACATCGCAAGGAAGGATTGAACCTTAGCCGCAGGTCTTTGGCCTGCGCATACTGGAGCAACATAACCGCCGGTTCCGTGCCGGCGAATTCTGGAAGCAGGGGAAAAGCCATGGGAAGGCGCTTAGCAACCAATCTTGCCATCGTCGTCATCGCCATCTTGGTGGGGCTCGGGCTTAGCATCAAGCCTTGGCAGGGCTACCGAACTCAAAAGGGGCTCGCCGACAAGAACGCCGCGGAAATGGACGCAGCCGAGAAAAGCCGTGAGGAGCTCGCAAGGAAGAAAGCCGATCTGAGCTCACGTCCTGGCCGCGAACTCGCAGCGAGAGAACTCGGCTACATGAAGTCCGGCGAACGCCCCGTGGAGGGTGGGACGTCCGAATAAGGGTTTGCTCTAACACTGATGGTCCTTCAACTCGCTGCCACCTTTCTTCTCGCCTCCCTCCAGACCGCGCCAAAGGACGCTCAGACTCGCCTGAAGGTCGGCGATGCCTGGACCTCCACCCTCACCCAGACCTTCCTCGTACCCGGGACCGAGGAGATCGTTGAGGGTTTCACCTATCGCGTTGAAGCAAAGGTCCTTAAAGCGACCACCAAGGGCCTTGAGGTCGAAGAGCGAACTGAACTCCTGGAGAGCCGCTTGGGGGACATCGTGGTGCCTCCACCCAAGGGCGCAACTCCCCAGATCGCAAAGGTCCTCGTCGGTTTCAACGGAGAACGGACCGTCGATCCCCCCACGATGGGCGAGCCACTCGAGTTCCGCCTCTCGCGGCTTCTTGGGTTCGTCGGGGCCAAGGCCGACCCGGCAGGCTCCGATTCCCGCTGGAGCGTGAAGCTCCCGGGCGCAGAGGGTCAGTCCGTTCCCGCCGCAACAGTGGTCTTTGAACTTACGGCAGGGGAGCAGTACAAGCGCAGACCCTCCACCTGGTATGCGGCGACGTTCCGCGAGGAGGGAGGAGGCAAACCCATGTGGGCCGCGGGGACCTTCGTGATCGACGACGCCACCAAGCTGCCGGTCGTGATCGAGGTGAATGCGGTCGATGCCTTGATTCCCGGTGGCGACGGAACGCGATACGACCTGCGACTCAGGTGGTCGACGGAGATCAAAGGGCATTAGGCGGGCTTGAAGTGCGGCGGCCTGACGCCGCTTTGG carries:
- a CDS encoding M3 family oligoendopeptidase is translated as MSSAVAESLPRWDLSVLFDSPEDPRISATWERILQRAQDFETNFRGKIENPDLTAATLASAIGELESLVQQASKPMHFSELLFAANTADPKIGAFLQAQREKATELNVRVLFFELELQSCPEDTISRALSGDELSAYRHYVEVVRKLSPHRLSEAEEVVLEEAANTGTRAWVRLFEEVSSNTEFTLTNPGDGTEKKLNQEEVLTLLRHSDRSMRQAAADSLTQGLAGNERVISFIYNTLLQDHSVGDRLRKHPYPEHSRHLSNELDRSTVDLVVRLCREHYSLVSRFYTVKRQILGLPELTHIDRYAPLFEAEETVTWEEARSIVLGAFGRFNSTLKDRAAEFFDEGWIDAEPRSGKMGGAFCSYITPDTHPVVLMSYLGKMNDVMTLAHELGHGVHAALSRKQSYFNFHGTLPLAELASIFGEMLVFEDLVSKAELKDKVALYAEKIEGIFASVFRQAAMFQFEQACHTARRETGELSREQFGALWHEKLQEMFGDSVKLGEQHQIWWSYVGHFFFAPFYVYAYAFGELLALAIYERSKTAGPEFGQKYVHLLELAGSLSPKDLMATIDVDLDSEAFWRGGFAVLERLVGEFEGYWKEHSK
- the pyk gene encoding pyruvate kinase; its protein translation is MKRRTKIVCTLGPAVNSREQIKALIDAGMNVARLNCSHGDWETRRQWLTWIRELSPELCPIGILVDLQGPKFRIGDLAQGGRTLRSGEIVSLARSDADIPVPQEDMIAAIDPGSRILLGDGEVELKVTKETEGVFEAKVVSGGLVKSRQGMTLVGRTFETPAMTDKDREDARIACELGVDFIALSYVRRGADFDELRAITQRLDPQVRLCAKIETALALKNLDELLGACDMAMVARGDLGLQIDLEEVPLAQKRIIRCCNDLGKPVITATQMLESMLHAPRPTRAEAGDVANAILDGTDAVMLSGETAMGEFPIEACSTMARIAREAEKHFNHESCMSRFGKRKEADVASTEAIAHSVVSLADLTKPAAIVTTTTSGQTARLVSKFRPRAPILCATSRARTHTQMSVVWGVEAALTEIPESTDENVAQAIGAFVHHRRIKVGDTVLVTAGMPAGTPGNTNLILNQVVK